The Chryseobacterium phocaeense genome includes the window AGTGATCCTCTGTTTTCTTTATTCTATTCCCTGTGTTATTATTTCAGGGACTGTAAGCGAATTGTACCGTGGAACCACTTTAGGAAAAACTGTTTTTAAAATAAGGGTAATTGATGATTTTGGAAATTATCCCGGTCTGTTATTATCTTTAAAACGAAACTTTCTATGTCTTGCGAATTTCCATCCAATATTTTCAGATTATATCCCGCCGGTAAACCATACATGGGAAAAAGAATCTACTCAGATGAATTTCAGTATGAACCTGAACAATAAAATCTGTAAAACCTACATCGTTAAGGAAAATAAAATTCAGGAAATAAGAAACCTTCTTTACCCGTCAAAAACAAAAGCTGCACAATAATTTGTGCAGCTTTGACCTCATATCTGAAGTCTAACAACTGATATTTTATTTATATTCTTTGGAATCTCTTCTCGGTTCCTTAGCTTCCGGCCATTTTACCGTTTCGCCTTTGTCATCCTGAGGCATTACCCTTTTTGTTCTGCTGGTAAATTCAGGGTCTTCCGATGCCATATAGGCTAACGCAGCCGTTAGAACCACATTATTCTTTACTTCATCAAAAACGATTTTATCATACGTATCTTTTGTGGTATGCCATGTATAGCCAAAATAGCCCCAGTTCAGGGACCCTAAAGAAAACCCCGGAACTCCTGCCGCTACAAATGAGGCATGATCCGAACCGCCGCCGCCCGGCATTCCAGGAAAATCTGTTTTGATGTGGTCTCTCACTGTTTTCGGAACACCGTTCAGCCATTTCCCGATATAGCTGTACGAGTCTGCAAATCCCTGTCCACTGATATTGACTACCCGTCCGGTCCCGTTATCCTGATTGAATACAGCCTGGGTTCCTTTCATAATCTGTGGATTATCGGCTACAAAACCTCTTGAACCGTTCAGTCCCTGTTCTTCGCTTCCCCAAAGCCCGATCACAATGGTTCTTTTATTATTCGGATAATATTTTTTAAGGATTCTCATCGCTTCAAGCATAGTAAGAGTTCCCGTTCCGTTGTCCGTAGCACCCTGTGCACCATCCCATGAATCCAGGTGAGCAGAAAGAATAACATATTCCTCAGGTTTTTCTTTTCCTTTAATCATTCCGATTGTGTTAAAACTCTTCGCATCAGGAAGAATTTTAGACTGTGCTTCCAGCCTGATCTTCGGTTTTGTTCCTTTTTCAGCCATTCGGTAAAGCATGCCGTAATCTTCTATATCAATGTCTATCATTGGGATCTTTGAAGTTTTCGCTCCGAAAATCCTGTTCGCACCCATGATTCC containing:
- a CDS encoding M20/M25/M40 family metallo-hydrolase → MKINNFFVVPAVVLAAQFSWAQVKVDPKEKLDPIVKSFVDEINNNSQLENMAYELLDRIGPRLVGTPEMLAANEWSAEKLRSWGVESNLQQFGTWKGWQRGITHVDMVYPRVKSLAATQLAWSPATKKAIEAEVIVLPKVSSKAEFDAWLPAAKGKIVLMAQYQKIGRSDEQIKEFATTELYEKLKAEKEQAGKDFRDYVKNIGYDNNTLPEALEKAGAAGIAISNWTGIMGANRIFGAKTSKIPMIDIDIEDYGMLYRMAEKGTKPKIRLEAQSKILPDAKSFNTIGMIKGKEKPEEYVILSAHLDSWDGAQGATDNGTGTLTMLEAMRILKKYYPNNKRTIVIGLWGSEEQGLNGSRGFVADNPQIMKGTQAVFNQDNGTGRVVNISGQGFADSYSYIGKWLNGVPKTVRDHIKTDFPGMPGGGGSDHASFVAAGVPGFSLGSLNWGYFGYTWHTTKDTYDKIVFDEVKNNVVLTAALAYMASEDPEFTSRTKRVMPQDDKGETVKWPEAKEPRRDSKEYK
- a CDS encoding RDD family protein, with the protein product MRISELKERRIIRRPTRQFDEYGYRIYNSYEYDFPYDTTYKGSERERLFAKLIDIIPFFLIFFFLFKEIVILCFLYSIPCVIISGTVSELYRGTTLGKTVFKIRVIDDFGNYPGLLLSLKRNFLCLANFHPIFSDYIPPVNHTWEKESTQMNFSMNLNNKICKTYIVKENKIQEIRNLLYPSKTKAAQ